The DNA window ACGCGCTGGATGCCGCGACGGGTGAGCAGAAGTGGCAGTACGCGGCCGGCGAGTCGCTGGCCACGGTGCCGGTGGTGGCCGAGGGCTTGGTGTTGGTGGCCTCGGAGAGCGACACCCTGTTCGCGGTGAAGGCCGCGGATGGCGTCTGGGCCTGGCAGTACCGGAGGGATCCTCCGTCGGGCTTCACGGTGCGTGGCGCGTCGGCGCCGCTGGTGCGCGAAGGGAACGTCTACGTCGGCTTCTCCGACGGCTACATCGTGTCCCTCAGCATGAAGGACGGCGCGGCCAACTGGGAGAAGTCGCTCTCGGGCTCCGGCAACGAGTTCCTGGACGTGGACACCACGCCCGCGATGGACGAGCACGGGCAGCTCTACGTGGCGTCCTACAAGAACGGCATCTACGCGCTCAGCGCGGACACAGGCGACGTGGTCTGGACGAACGCCGTCAGCGGCATGACGTCGCTGCTGGCGCGCGGGCAGATGCTCTTCGTCGTGGGTGATGGCCGGGTGGATGCCTATCTGGCCGAGGACGGACGGCTCCTCTGGTCGCATCGCCTGGGCGAAAGGGCCGGCTTCACTCCGGTGTTCGCCAAGGGAATGTTGCTCGTGCCCAACCAGCGCTCGCTGCTGTTCCTGGACCCGAAGACGGGCCAGTCGCGCGTGTCGTGGAACCCGGGCGCGGGTGTCTCGGC is part of the Myxococcus landrumus genome and encodes:
- a CDS encoding outer membrane protein assembly factor BamB family protein, which gives rise to MRKQLVSWRHWLGSAVAVGLLSGCSSLPRYGNPELPRTELAPPLDYFSVNWWAPLVAPTLLEYAPREVATPAFDARSKMVIAATRDGVIRGVGPDGQIKWSKNTNTRFAAGATVHDGVAFVPGGDGILYALDAATGEQKWQYAAGESLATVPVVAEGLVLVASESDTLFAVKAADGVWAWQYRRDPPSGFTVRGASAPLVREGNVYVGFSDGYIVSLSMKDGAANWEKSLSGSGNEFLDVDTTPAMDEHGQLYVASYKNGIYALSADTGDVVWTNAVSGMTSLLARGQMLFVVGDGRVDAYLAEDGRLLWSHRLGERAGFTPVFAKGMLLVPNQRSLLFLDPKTGQSRVSWNPGAGVSAAPFVAGSQLFVLSNNGCLYSLDFNGLKG